A window of Microbispora hainanensis genomic DNA:
CCCTCCGGCACGATCACCTGGTGGGCGGACCTGCCGGCCCGCTGAGAACATCCCGCGTTCCGCGGCGCAGCGTCTCCGACGGGGACTCCCCGAAACGCCGGCGGTAGGCGAGCGCGAACCGCCCCAGATGGACGAACCCCCAGCGATAGGCGACGTCGGTGACCGTGGTGGCGCCCGGATCCCCGACCATGAGCTCGGCCCGCACCCGGTCGAGGCGCACTTCCCGCAGGTAGCTCATGGGCGTCGTCTCCAGCTGACGCCGGAACCCCTCCTGAAGCGCCCGCGCGCCGACGCCCACCGCCTCGGCGATCTCCTCCACCGTGAGCGGTTCCGCCGCCCGCGCCTCGATCAGCTCGACGGCCCGTTCCACCGCCGTCGGTGCGACCCGGGGCTGGGCGCCCGACAGCGCCTCGCTGTAGTTGCTGGGCTGGGCCAGCAGCAGCTGGGTCATCAGCAGCCCCTCCAGCTGCCGGAGCGCGACGGGCTGCTCCAGCATGGCCCCGCCGGTTTCGGCCTCCCGTCTGAGCAGCTCGACGACCGAGAGCCATGACCGTACGGGCGGCCGGGTCAGGTCCATGCCGAGGGAGAAGGTGAGCGGCCTGCGCGGGGTGCGCCCCATGAGCCTGCCGAGGTGGGCTTCGAGCGCGGCGCGGTCGAAGCGGACGATCAGCGACTCGAGCCCGGAGGGCCACCGCATGCACATGGGCCGGGTCAGCGACAGCACCGAGGCGAGCTCGGGCGTCGCCACGATCCGCTCCCGGCCTTGCGACACCTCGGCGGCGCCGCTCAGCGGGATCTCGACGAGCAGATAGTCGTCCACCGGCTGCGGTGTGATCAGCACCTCCGTGCCGTAGCCGAGCGAATAGAGCCCGACTCCGTCGAACGCGACCCCGTTCAGGCGGGCGTCGAGCCGGATCTCCGGATCCACCGGGCGCAGTCCGTGGACGCCGAGGTCGTTCCCGACCAGTCTGCAGGCCTCGTCGACGTCGTGTGTGCGCAGCCGCAGGTGTGCGGCGAGTGGTAGCGACTGTTCGGCCATCTTCCGCCTCCCCCCGCGGCGCAGGCCCCCGTTCCCGCAGGTCGCGGGCACGATTCAAGCCTATGTGATCGGCTGGGACACGGCCGCGGTGCGGACCGCCAGGGCGCGCTCAGATCACCCGGAGGCCCGAATCACCCGGACCCTCAGATCAGCCGGATGCTCAGATCACGCGGCGGGAGACGATGCCGGTGCCGACGTCGTGGCCGCACCACAGGCGGAAGCGCTCTCCGGGGCGCAGATACAGGACCGCGTCGTCGTCGTTGGTCGCGATGGTCACCACGTGCAGGCGGTCACCCGGGATCAGCGGCTCCTCGTCGTCCGACGTGATCGCCGCCTGGAAGGGATGGCTCGCTCCGCTGCCGTACTCCCCCGCGTCGGCGC
This region includes:
- a CDS encoding AraC family transcriptional regulator, with protein sequence MAEQSLPLAAHLRLRTHDVDEACRLVGNDLGVHGLRPVDPEIRLDARLNGVAFDGVGLYSLGYGTEVLITPQPVDDYLLVEIPLSGAAEVSQGRERIVATPELASVLSLTRPMCMRWPSGLESLIVRFDRAALEAHLGRLMGRTPRRPLTFSLGMDLTRPPVRSWLSVVELLRREAETGGAMLEQPVALRQLEGLLMTQLLLAQPSNYSEALSGAQPRVAPTAVERAVELIEARAAEPLTVEEIAEAVGVGARALQEGFRRQLETTPMSYLREVRLDRVRAELMVGDPGATTVTDVAYRWGFVHLGRFALAYRRRFGESPSETLRRGTRDVLSGPAGPPTR